tgaaaaaaaaacataaaactgatttttcaaaaccataacataaaataaaaaaataaaatatacattgaaaaaaaaacataatactgattcttcaaaaacaacatgaaataaaagaataaaatctaacatttttccaaaaaaataatattcttataataatataaattatttttctttggtGCATCGCTCCTTACACTTAACCAGCCATTGTTTGGCTGATGCTTCCACTTCCGCtgcatttgaatttttatgcaCAGCCAATACAGCATctgcaaaaaataatattttttattttctacttCTATGACAGTCTTGAAAAAGATGAAAGGCTTGTTTTGGTTTGCAGTTAgggctttcctaattttttaaaACACTGAATTAGACATACTGCTTAGACAGTGCACCAAAAAAACATTGTTGCAATTTTTTAGATACTTTATATCTGTACTTAAAGATTGATCAAATTTTAAACCATATCTCTACTGCCCTGCATATTTAATTTCTTTTGAAGTCCATAAAAATCTCACCTATGAGTACTTTGGATATGAGTAAAACTGAgaagttcttttttttcttaaatcctATCCAACTGTACTCAACACCAAGTTGACTGCTTATAAGCTTCTCCATTAAACGTCGTACCATAATTTTGGTGGTACCACCACCAATTCTTGATAATTCCAATTGCTGAAAATTAAATAGATAGGTATATACATCTTTACCGCAGGGGAGCCTTGAGCCAACAAATAAGACGGTAATTGTTGAATTCTCTATACTCACCACTTGCTGGTACTTCTCTCTGTCTGCCAAGTGACTCTCAAAATTGTGCAGTTCTTCCTCAGTTGCTaatggaaaattgaattttgaaaatactgaTGGAGGAAGGTTTGTTGTTACAGTATTTTCTTTAAGCGCTAATCTACCTATATCATCAGCCAACTGATCcagtttaaaatttaaaatggacAGATTTCGCAGTACTTGCCGCTTAAACTGCTCATCTGCAaagcaaaaaaataattaaatttctcaCTATAACGAATAAAGCAATCACCTTTCAAGTAATACTGTCTATTGTAGTAGCTCCCTTCGATCTCTGTTGCTGTACATTCTGCCTCATTTCTGTCTGGATTTCCTGGGACAATTCTAAGTGGATTTCCTAAACAGTTGGTTTTATTAAGAACTTTGAAAACAGTACATTAAAGTATAAGTGGACATTAAGGTCTTTAAAACACGCGCGATTTTTCGAGCATGACGACAAAGCTATTTTCTACAAGCTATTCATAGAGGtagtaattgaattttttttctcacctgCATTATCAAATCCTGGGACGTTTGACTCAATCCCTAAATCATCATCTGAATAAGGGTACACTGAAAAATACCAAAATCAGATATTGAAAACTGTAACATGCATACTTTGATGAAAGTACAGCGACTCAATGCAGGAGTGCAGCAATATTATTTAAttacaagaaaaattttaaagaattagAACTACTTTTCTCACTAACAGAGTTATTTCAGATAACAGGGataatttttcctcaaaatgaatcagaaaaaaataaaaatctcacCAGCGCTTTCTTTATCCCTTCTTTTAAGGGTAGACATCACAATTTTAGATGCTTCACCTGCATTATCAGAGCCTACGTATGACTCAAATCCTAAATCATCATCTGAAGGGGCCACTGAAGAAATACCAAAATCAGATATAGAAACTGTAATATACATATGAAAGTAGAGCGACTCAGTGTAGGAGTGCAGCTATATTATTTAatggcaaaaaaaattgaaaataatcagaACTACTTTTCTCACTTACCGGGTAATTTCAGATAACAGGGATTTGTccccaaaataaaacaaaaaatagaaacaaaaatcttaccagatgttttttcctctcttcttttGAGGGTAGGCATCATAATTTTAGATGCTTCTGGTGATAGACTATCCTCTTTGTCTTGTTCTGATGATTCAGAatcctgatattttttattcattctgatTTTTCTATGTCCCAACCCTAATAGATCAGAATCAGAATTCAAATCAGAGGTACTCTCCGCTTCTAGAGCCTTCATTCGGGCAACAGATAAATCTCCTGTAATGTTATTTTGCTGTATAATCATTTTAAATTACTTCAAAAGTAGATTGGCGATTTTGTTTCACTTACCATATATTTCCCCAATTACTCGTGTTTCATGTACGTCCCAGTTTGAAGAAGGTGGCATACATTTATTGATCGCTGTCTTGAGCTTCAGCCTATTGAAGGGAGGCCAGTGACATTGGTTGGAGCCTCTCAACCAGGAGACTGGTACCGCTTCTACTGTATCCTCCTTTAGAAAATGGACCACTCTCCAAGCATTCATGATAATGAAGTGAACAAAAACTACTAGATAACAAAATTATATCCTGATAAAAAACTTTGTAACTTGTGactgaaatttatgaaaaatacagtttaaaatacaattcatttttgtttctaATTCGAAAGCCAAACTGATTTCGATGTCTAATATCACTTAAGTAAGAGCACCATCTCACTCCAAGTttctttttttagaatttatctTGGGGAAACATGTACGATTTCTAATGAATTCTCCTTTTTGCACACATTTGGTGCACGAAAAAAATCCTGTGTGACCCTTGGTATAGGAAATAAACGATTTGGCTGGAGCATCAGCAATGAACGCTTTAATTTTGAAGGGAATGCAAGCACCATTCACTTTAATGCCATTATTAGATAGTTCCACTGCATCTTGGACAAATTCTCCCAGAAAATCATTAGCATTCGAAGGTTTCTCATAACCATGGTATACACCAATAACTGCAACTTCTCTTGGATCATCATATAGAGAACAAAGAATTGGGTATATTTGACTGCCAGAGCTTTTGCTGAGAGGTAACCCATCAATATTAATGAGCAATTCTATTTTATCATAACATTTTTTCGTACAGAGATAAGTCACAGCCTCAGTAATACCAACGTGGCAATAAGAGCCTGGATCAATATTTCTTACATCAATGGTTCGCTTTGTTGATAAAATAGTACGAGCATCATTCGGAAGTTCATCTAACTGGGCTTTTGAACTTTTTAATATCTTCAATAAATCACTTAGAGCAACGTgacttatattatatttaattgacCACAATTTCAACTTAGACTTAATATCTTCCTCTTTATCAACTTTCTTGTTATCAATATGGCTAGTTTTTGTTTGAAGAGAATCTAATATTGGGAATGAATATTCAGAAATGTGTCCACCTTTTCCTTCCTTAATtaactcaatattttccatCTCATTCAACTCATGCACTGGGTTTTGCAATTCCGGCATGTGCATTTCAACATCATCTTCATTCCTGATCTCATTCTCAACTATCGAAGAAAAAGAAGCAGAGGGTGGAATATTCGGATAACTCAGGCTCATGTCCGTCTGGATTTTCACTTTCTTATAAAAATTTGCTGAATACTTTCTTGCCATGATGGTGATCTTACTTAGTTATGTCAAGTAAAACTATCACTCTACAAGAAAATCAAATAGGTAGTGATAGAATTTTTTATCACCTGATCTTGTCTTACTAAGTTATGCAAAGTAAAATGTAACTTCGAAATCGATTTGCGAACTTCATCAAACACGTAAACATATAAAGTCACAATAATATTGCAATGAATAAGTGCGAGAAAATATATGACTaacccaaaatgaaaaaaaaagaaggttatGTCACAGAACACACAGGTGTTCTGTGGTTATGTATTCAGAAACTAATTGAGTGATAgataatatatattaaataacataataaccaTACCTTACCTTATATGCATATGAACCAGcaacaatatttatatttcacattCACAGTTTACGAACCCGAGTTGAAGATCTGCGTTCTgcattaacctaacctaacacaaCGCACAAAGTTAACTTTGTGCCACAGAACATACAACATACGCTTTGTGCGTTGTGTTAGCATTTGCGTTTTTACCAAATGGTGAAACGAGAAACTTGATGATTCCGCGTTTTCGGAAACTTACTCTGGTTCACTCGTAACCATTATTTTACCTTCTAAAAGTAAACAAAGATTAGGGATCCAGTGAACCCGAGTAAGTTTCCGAAAACGCGCAATCATCAAGTTTCACCATTTTGTCAAAACACAAAACACCACGCCAGAGAATGCGATTGGAAAATTATCTTGAATCATTCTATGTATATTCCTCCTGAATCATTCTATGAATATTCGTAGTGTTTTAAGAATATCCCATGAATATTCCTTGGAATATTCTACAACATACCTCTTCTGCACTTTGTAGGAATATTCCTAGAACATTATCATGAAACATTCTATGCATATTCTCTTGAATGATACTATGAATATTCGTAAATGTTTTGAGAATATCCCATGAATATTTCTTGGAATATTCTACAACATACCTCTTTTTCACTTTGTAGGAATATTCCTAGAACGTTTGTGCTATCTGGGATTAGAACCAATTGAtcatgaaatttaaattaatatcTCCCATACTCTTTTTTATATTAGTAGTAAGTGACTTAAGCCCAGCAGCAATTCTGTGTAGTGAAGTAGTTAGCAAAAGGTTTGTTCTTACAACCATAAGAATAGATTTATTGGAACATTTACTCTCGTGACCTTGGCGATACAAAGTTAGCTTTCCAACAAACTCGGGAGtgattaggttaggttagaatgGATCTATTGAAACATTTACACTAATGACCTTAGGCATACGTAGTTAGCTTTGCAACCAACTCTGTCAACAgacgcggatccaggggggggggtgctggggaacgttcccccccaaatggcccgggcacctcttaaattttgccgtccCTCCTATTTACACTCATGACCTTTGCGTTATTAAGTTAGCTTTCCAACCAATACGGCCACGAAGTTTGGTGAGGTTAGGTTAGAATTGATCTATTGAAACATTTACACTCATGACCTTAGCGATATGAAGTTAGCTTTCTAAAAAACTCGGTTTAATTAGGTTAGAATTGATCTATTGAAACATTTACACTAATGGACCTTAGACATACGTAGTTAGCTATCCTACCAACTCGGTCACGGGAGTGGTTAAGTTAGAATAGAtctattgaaacatttttatacAGGGTCCGGCAAAAAAACCTCCCTGATTTCAATAGGCATttgcaaaaagaataagaaacatatagAACAATTACTTATATTTGTGAATAGCCTATATGATGCCATTTTACATCACTTAGTACACTTTActtggttttgaaaattatgtctgATAAATGATGTCCCCCATTGTTAAGACATTCATGACATTTCCTGGCCCCCAAGGTCACCCGACTTATCACCTTGTGATTTCTTTCTGTGGGGGTACCTAAAGGCTGAAGTGTACAAACATCGTCCCAGAACTCTGCAAAAACTAAAAGATGCCATTAGGCAGGAAGTGGCAGCCATTCCAAGGCTTCCGAAGAACTATGGACAACTTCAGGGAAAGACTTCGTGAATGTCTTAACAATGGGGGACATCATTTATcagacataattttcaaaaccaagTAAAGTGTACTAAGTGATGTAAAATGGCATCATATAGGCTATTCACAAATATAAGTAATTGTTctatatgtttcttattctttttgcaaATGCCTATTGAAATCAGGGAGGTTTTTTTGCCGGACCCTGTATATGACCTTAGGGATACGTAGTTAGCCCTCCAACCAACACGGTCATGAAGTTTGTGAGGTTAGGTTAGAATTCATCTATTGAAACTTTACACTCATGACCTTAGCGATATGAGGTTAGCTTTCCAACAGACTCGGTTCAATTAGGTTAGAATTGATCTATTGAAACATTTACACTAATGACCTTAGCAATACGAAGTTAGCTATCCAACCAACTCGGTCAAAGGGGGGTTGAATCAGCAATTTtagacataaaaacaaaaagtttaatTTTATTAAGATAAGTTCTATTTTTCAGTTGGATATTCCAACGCTGATTTGCTTATTCTGcaaataaaattgtatatcgTCAAATGCGGTCCTCCCTGAgagaatttataataaaatacttaaatccagatatatattttttaatgctCTTACAACTCTACAATTAATTGCTTTAAGTTTTGCTTCATACGT
Above is a window of Harmonia axyridis chromosome X, icHarAxyr1.1, whole genome shotgun sequence DNA encoding:
- the LOC123686008 gene encoding uncharacterized protein LOC123686008 isoform X2 produces the protein MNAWRVVHFLKEDTVEAVPVSWLRGSNQCHWPPFNRLKLKTAINKCMPPSSNWDVHETRVIGEIYGDLSVARMKALEAESTSDLNSDSDLLGLGHRKIRMNKKYQDSESSEQDKEDSLSPEASKIMMPTLKRREEKTSVAPSDDDLGFESYVGSDNAGEASKIVMSTLKRRDKESAVYPYSDDDLGIESNVPGFDNAGNPLRIVPGNPDRNEAECTATEIEGSYYNRQYYLKDEQFKRQVLRNLSILNFKLDQLADDIGRLALKENTVTTNLPPSVFSKFNFPLATEEELHNFESHLADREKYQQVQLELSRIGGGTTKIMVRRLMEKLISSQLGVEYSWIGFKKKKNFSVLLISKVLIDAVLAVHKNSNAAEVEASAKQWLVKCKERCTKEK
- the LOC123686008 gene encoding uncharacterized protein LOC123686008 isoform X1, coding for MNAWRVVHFLKEDTVEAVPVSWLRGSNQCHWPPFNRLKLKTAINKCMPPSSNWDVHETRVIGEIYGDLSVARMKALEAESTSDLNSDSDLLGLGHRKIRMNKKYQDSESSEQDKEDSLSPEASKIMMPTLKRREEKTSVSISDFGISSVAPSDDDLGFESYVGSDNAGEASKIVMSTLKRRDKESAVYPYSDDDLGIESNVPGFDNAGNPLRIVPGNPDRNEAECTATEIEGSYYNRQYYLKDEQFKRQVLRNLSILNFKLDQLADDIGRLALKENTVTTNLPPSVFSKFNFPLATEEELHNFESHLADREKYQQVQLELSRIGGGTTKIMVRRLMEKLISSQLGVEYSWIGFKKKKNFSVLLISKVLIDAVLAVHKNSNAAEVEASAKQWLVKCKERCTKEK
- the LOC123686162 gene encoding uncharacterized protein LOC123686162; this translates as MARKYSANFYKKVKIQTDMSLSYPNIPPSASFSSIVENEIRNEDDVEMHMPELQNPVHELNEMENIELIKEGKGGHISEYSFPILDSLQTKTSHIDNKKVDKEEDIKSKLKLWSIKYNISHVALSDLLKILKSSKAQLDELPNDARTILSTKRTIDVRNIDPGSYCHVGITEAVTYLCTKKCYDKIELLINIDGLPLSKSSGSQIYPILCSLYDDPREVAVIGVYHGYEKPSNANDFLGEFVQDAVELSNNGIKVNGACIPFKIKAFIADAPAKSFISYTKGHTGFFSCTKCVQKGEFIRNRTCFPKINSKKRNLE